AAAAAATTTTATTTGTTTTATAAAAAATTAAATTTATTTACACAAAAAGTTTATATTTTTAAATAAATAAATAAACTAAAAAGGAGTTATTTTAAAATAGCTCCTTAAATTATGTTAATTTCTTTGGTTTCTCATATGATGTCCACAAGGCATCTCATCATAACGGTTATTATAATTATTGCAATATCCATTTCCGCATCCCATATTTTTATATCTTCTTGAATGTTCTCTTGAAGATGTAGAGCAGCCAATTACTACTGCCATAGTTATTAAAAATAAAAAAATTAATTTTTTTCTCATATCGTTTCATCTCCTGTTAATTTTTTTTATTAAAATTAATTATTAGAAAAATTAATTATATTCAATGTATCAGCATCCAAATTTTTTTCGTTATTTTGAGAATTTTTTTCAATTTTTGCAGATGCTAATTTTTTATTTTTTGAACTTTCATTTTGAGAATAAATTTCTTCTGTGATAAGATTATCATCTTTTTTAAGATCGCGATCCATCATTTTTATTCTTTTTTTGATTGCAGCTTCTTTTTTCTTCATTTCTTTTAATTTATCTCTTAAGATTTTTTTATCCAATTTATCTTGTAATTTATCTTGTTTATTTAAATTTTTTTTGTCTGAATTGTCACTAATATTTTTTATTTTTTATTTTTTAAATTCGTATTAATTGCAATCAAATCTGGATTTGAAGCAAAGTTTTCATTCTTTTCATTTTCTCTATTTTCTTTATTTTCTCTGTTTTTATCGTTTTTTGCGTTTTCTTTATTTTTTTTATTTTTTTCTTTTGATAAAATTGCCACTTTTTTATCGACTTTTGCTCTTTTTTCAACTTTTTCGTTTTCTTCATTATTTTGGAAAAATTGTGTAACATCAATAAAATCAATGCCAGATAAAATTTCTTGTCGTGTTCTGTGCTTTTTCTTTTTTTTAAATCTCATTTTTTTCTTTTTATGAGAAATTTTTTCACTTGTGTTTTTTTTATTTTTAGTTTTTTTTGTATTTTGTGTATTTTTTACAGATTCATTTTCATTTTTTGATTTTGCAATAGAAGTTACTTCATCTTTTTTATCAAGCACTGGTTGAGTTTTTATCACTTCTTGACTTGTCGCATTTGCCGCAATCAGCGTTGCAATACCTAAAATATTTAACTTTTTCATCTTTATTTCCTAATGTTTAATATATTTTAAACATTATTTCCACCTTTCTTGCAAATGTTGTATCAAAGCATTTCACTAATATTTTAACACATTTTTTTTGAAAAAAGAAATAAATTTGAAAATTTTTTGTAAAATAAAATTTTTAAAAGATTTAAAATTAATTGACTTTTTTTCTTAAAATCTATATAATAAATGTATTATAAATAGACTAGTTAAGGAAAGGAGAAAGTTTCTTAAAATAAAGTGGAAACTTTGTGAAAATATGAAAGTAGGAATTATTGGACTTGGAACAGTTGGTGAAGGAGTACTTAAAGTGCTCGTAAACGAAAAAGAGAGCATTTTTGAAAAATCAAGAGCTAAAGTTGAAGTAAAGTATGCGTGTGATTTGAATATTGATCGTGAATTTTCTTTTGACTTTGATAAAAGTATTTTAGTAAATGACTACAAAAAAGTACTTGCAGATCCAGAAATTAAAATAGTTGTGGAACTAATAGGTGGAGAAACACTTGCTAAAACAATTATCACAGAAGCGTTTAAAGCAAAAAAAAGCGTAGTTACTGCAAATAAAGCGCTAATTGCAAAACACGGAGTTGAACTATTCCAAATCGCTAAAGAAAATGGAGTGTCATTTTTATTCGAAGCGGCAGTTGGTGGAGGAATACCAATTGTAACACCACTTATGGAAAGCCTTGTTGCAAATACAATTACAGAAATTCGTGGAATAATGAACGGAACTTCAAATTATATTTTGACAAAAATGAAAAATGACAATTTATCATTTGAAGAAGCACTAAGAATCGCATCTGAAAAAGGATATGCCGAAGCTGATCCAACTTACGATGTAGACGGAATTGACGCTGGACATAAAATAAATATTCTAGCTTCTCTTGCTTATGGTGGTTCAATCAAATTTAAAGATATGCAGCTTAAAGGAATAAGAGATATAAGCACAATTGATATTTTTGCTGCAAGTCAATTAGATTCAACAATTAAATTAATTGCTTCATCAAAATTATTGACAGAAACTTCTGCTCAAATTTCAGTGGAACCAACATTAGTTTCAAATACTAGAATTTTGGCAAAAGTTGACGATGTTTACAACGCTATTGAAACAATAGGTTCATATACTGACAAGACATTATTTTATGGAAAAGGTGCTGGAATGGATCCGACAGCTTCAGCAGTAGTTGCTGATATTGTAAAAATTGTGACAAGAAATCACATTGAATCAGACTATTTCTTTAATTCAACAAAAGTTTTTGAAATTGTTGATTCAAATACAGTAAAAAGTTCTTATTATATAAGAGTTTCTGATGATTTTGATATTGAAAAATCACCTTTTGAAGCGGAAAATAAAATAGAAAATTATTATATTATTTTGGCTGATAATATTTCAAAAAATGAAATAGATGAAATTATTAAAGATGCTAAAGAAAAATTAGTATTAAAAATATTAAAATAATAAATTAATAAATTAATAAAAGTTGAAGTAAAAAAAGCGTGCTAAATTGAAAAAAGTGCGTTTTTTTATTAAAAATATGTTATTTTTTGCAAAAAATATTGTTTACTTAAATTATTATTTGTGATAAAATAGACTAAGTAATATAACGGAATTTATGGAAGGAGAAGGGCTACTTTGTAAAATAGCTATTTTTAATATAAAACTAATTATATAAATAATTAAAAATATAAATTAATAGAAAGTTTTTTCAGTAGCTGAAGAAAAATGTTAGAGACTTTGATTTTTAGAGAAATAAGATATAATGATAATAACGAAGAATTGCTTAAAGAAAGTTTAGAAAAGTTAAAAAGTGATCCAAATGATGTTAAAACATTACAAACACTAGCTTCGACATATCACGCCTTAAAAGAAAATAACAAAGCTATCGAAATTTATGAAAAATTGATAAAATTACAGCCAAAAAATCATGAAATTTGGGCATTTTTAGGATATTTATACTACGAAAATGAAGATTTTGGCAAGGCTTGTAAAAATTTGGAAAAGGCACTGGATTTATGTCCAATAGAGCCGTTTGTTTTATTTTTACTAGGAAATATTTATTCGAGAAAAGGGGAAATAACAAAAGCTGTGGATTGCTATGAAATGGCAATTTTCTTTGATTTTGACATGTATATAGCACACATTGATTTTGCAAGAAAATATGAACATATGGGAAGACATAAGAAGGCACTTGACGAATATAAGGCAGCTTATGATATTGACTCGAGAGATGAAGGGTTAGCTGAGAAAATTGAATATTTAGAAAATAAATATAAAAAATATTTGAACGATGAAAAAATTAGTTAAAAAAAAAAAGGAAATTAAAAATGATAAATTTACATTGTGATGCAATTATTCCTGACGGACCTATGAAAGAAGTTGGTGAAATTGAAAAAAGCATAACTACAACATATAAAAAAACTATTTGGTCAAAATTTTTAAAAGCTGTGGATGATTTTGACTTAGTCAAAGATGGCGACAAAATTGCAATTGGAGTTTCGGGTGGAAAAGACAGTTTGCTTTTGGCAAAATTATTTCACGAATTGAAAAAAGATAAAAGAAGAAATTTTGAATTTAAAGCGGTTAGCTTAAATCCAGGATTTAGAGAAGAAGATTTAAATAATTTTAAAAGTAATTTAGAAAAATTAAATATTGACTGCGAAATTATAACGACAAACATTTGGGAAATAGCCAATGAAAAGGCAAAGGATTATCCGTGCTTTTTATGTGCAAAAATGCGGCGTGGAATACTTTACACAAAAGTCGAAGAAATGGGATTTAATAAACTTACATTGGGACATCATTTTGATGATGTCATCGAAACAACTCTAATAAATATGTTTTATGCGGGAACACTAAAGACGATGACTCCAAAAGTTTTATCGACTTCGGGGAAATTAGAACTTATAAGACCATTAATTTATGTCAAGGAAAGTGACATAATTGATTACACAAAAACAAATGGAATTAGAGCAATGAATTGCGGCTGCACGATTGAAGCTGGAAAAACTTCGAGCAAGAGAAAAGAAATAAAAAATATGTTGGCAGAACTTGAAGAAAAAAATCCAGGAATCAAACAAAGTGTTTTTAATTCAATGAAAAATATAAATTTAGATTATGTCTTCGGATATACTTCAAAAAATAAAAAATAGTTTGTTCAAAAAATTTTATATTTTTTTTGTTATTTGATTGAAAAATAAAACTAAATATGTTATACTATTTTAGTTATAAAAAATAAATATTCCGCTTTTATTGTTGCTACCAGTTTTGTTTTGAAATTTTTATGAAAAATTGGTATAGATAAAAAGAATATTTTAAAAAAGAAGGGAGTGAATTTCTTGAAAGAGAAATTAATCGAATTAGTAGAAAAATCTTATTTAAAATCAGATGTACCTCAATTTAAATCTGGGGATACAGTGGCAGTACACTACAAAGTAAAAGAAGGAAATAAAGAAAGAATACAGGTTTTTGAAGGTGTAGTAATCAGAGTAAGTGGAGGAAGCGTTGCTAAAAACTTCACAGTTAGAAAAATATCTTCTGGAATCGGTGTAGAAAGAATCATTCCTTTAAATTCACCATTAATTGAAAAAATCGAAGTTAAGAGAATTGGTAAAGTAAGAAGATCTAAATTGTACTATTTAAGAAACTTATCAGGAAAAGCTGCTAGAATTAAAGAAATTAGAAAATAGCAAGCGAGCTAGCATATTTTTGCTAGCTTTTTCTGTTTTTAGATATTAATAAAAAAATAAAAAAATTAAAAAGTTAAAAAGAAAGGGGAAAATTAGTGAATATAGTATTGTGGGTAGTATTTTATATTATTACTACATTGTGCTTGTTGTATTTCTTTTTTAGAGAAAAAAAAGTGATGAGCTTTTTGAGAAAAAAAGAAGACGATATACTTAAAAATATTGATTTGGAAGAAAATAACAACCTTTTTTTGGGGAATATTTTGACAGTTATAAGTTTAGTTGTGACCGCCGTGTTTTTTTCAATTATTGACAAAACTCCTGACAATGTCATTAAAATAAAAGTTTTTGGAATTTATGGAGTTTTTATCTTAAATTTAATTTTTTATGTTTTGAGAGAACAGCATGAATGGATTTTTTTAGGAAATTTAGTTATGTTGTTCTTGGGAAAAGCGATGTTTAATATTTTGGATGTGAAATATTATATTTATCTTGCGATAAATGTCGTGTTGTCGCTATTGCTTGTCTATTTTTTGAGAAAACCAGCGAAAGAGGAAATAACGGAGCAGTCAATTTTGAAAGAAATGACTCAAAATAACAAAGATTTGGAAAAAATATTTACTGAAGCGAAAATTAAAAATGAATCAACACAGGAAATTATAAAAAAAATATTTAAAGATGAAAATCTTACGGCAGAAGAAGTTGTATCAAGAGAAAAAAGAAAAAGAAGTTCACTTGGAAGAGCTTTTACAAGAATTACAAATTCAATTCTTGCAATTATTCTTGTACTTTTGATTCAGATGTTTTATCTTGGAAACTATGTTATTCCAACAGGTTCGATGGAGCCGACAATTGCTGTAAAAGACAGGGTTTTTGCAAATATGATAAAATATAGATTTGAAGCACCTAAAGTTGGACAGATTATTGCGTTTAAAGAGCCAGTGACTAACAAGATGATGTATACCAAAAGAATAGTTGGTGCATCTGGAAATACTCTTCAAATTTCAAAAGGAAAAGTTGATTTAAAGACATTTATGATGGCAAATGTTGACAATCAGCCGATTTATCCTGATGCTTCGCAATTTTCAGACAAAAAGGCATTTGAAGAAGCTGTAAAAAAATATTATGCGGATACAAAGGCGTTTAATAGCTTAAAAGTGGCTAATGTCGGAGGAGAAATGCTTATAAACGGGGAGAAATCACAAGTTTTGGCCAAAGTTAAACCTGAGAAAAATTATCTTCCTGAAGGACTTATGGGAAATAACAAAATTTATATCCCTAAAAAAGGTGACAAAGTTAAATTAGATAAAATTATAGCAATTTCAAAATCTGAATATATGACAATTTATAATGAGAGAAGTTTTGACATTGACTGGGAAAAATTCAGTTTTGGGGAAAATTATAAAACTATGAGCGGAAAAGAATTTTTGGAAAAAATAAAAATGGCTAAAAACTTTAAAGATATAATTGGAAATGATGATTCAAACAGCACTGAAAATTATTATACTTTCTTATTGAAAGTGGAAGGAAGACCAGAAATGGTTATGCCTATTATGGACTTTAAATATGATGATGCGCTGTTTACAAGACTGTTAAATGGTGAAACTATAACGCTTGATAAGGATTATTACATGGCTATGGGAGATAATACGGCAAACAGTTTGGATACAAGATATTTTGGGTTGGTTGCAAAAAATCGTATAAAAGGTGAGCTGCTTCTTAGATGGTGGCCATTAAACAGAATAGGACTTATGTAAAATGAAAATATTGAAAGATTTGGTAAAAATTCATAATGAAAATTTTGAAAAAAAAGTAAAGACCGAATATTTTTCTGAGATGATATTGAGTAAGCAGTATGCTATATACTGCTTATTTGATTTTATGGATGAAAAAGAAAATAAAATTTTTGAAATTTCTGAAATTAAAAATTTAGTCTTTGAAAAAAAAATAAAAAAAATTTTGGGTTACATCGCATTTTATGGTACAATAGAGAGCACGGATATATTTGAAATTGCCATTTTGAAAAGCTGCCAAAATAAAGGATTTGGGAAAATACTTTTGGAAAATTCAATAAAAAAGCTGTTTTTCTCAAAAATAAAAAATAATGTTTCTTGTGATATAAATTTTTTTGGAGAAGAAATTTTTCTGGAAGTTTGCGAAAAAAATCTTTTTGCAATAAAATTATATGAGAAAACGGGTTTTGAAAAAATATCTGTACGAAAAAATTATTATGGACAAAACAAAAATGCAATAATAATGATGTTAAAGATAAAATTGTAAAA
This genomic stretch from Leptotrichia sp. oral taxon 218 harbors:
- a CDS encoding homoserine dehydrogenase, with product MKVGIIGLGTVGEGVLKVLVNEKESIFEKSRAKVEVKYACDLNIDREFSFDFDKSILVNDYKKVLADPEIKIVVELIGGETLAKTIITEAFKAKKSVVTANKALIAKHGVELFQIAKENGVSFLFEAAVGGGIPIVTPLMESLVANTITEIRGIMNGTSNYILTKMKNDNLSFEEALRIASEKGYAEADPTYDVDGIDAGHKINILASLAYGGSIKFKDMQLKGIRDISTIDIFAASQLDSTIKLIASSKLLTETSAQISVEPTLVSNTRILAKVDDVYNAIETIGSYTDKTLFYGKGAGMDPTASAVVADIVKIVTRNHIESDYFFNSTKVFEIVDSNTVKSSYYIRVSDDFDIEKSPFEAENKIENYYIILADNISKNEIDEIIKDAKEKLVLKILK
- a CDS encoding tetratricopeptide repeat protein encodes the protein MLETLIFREIRYNDNNEELLKESLEKLKSDPNDVKTLQTLASTYHALKENNKAIEIYEKLIKLQPKNHEIWAFLGYLYYENEDFGKACKNLEKALDLCPIEPFVLFLLGNIYSRKGEITKAVDCYEMAIFFDFDMYIAHIDFARKYEHMGRHKKALDEYKAAYDIDSRDEGLAEKIEYLENKYKKYLNDEKIS
- a CDS encoding ATP-binding protein — protein: MINLHCDAIIPDGPMKEVGEIEKSITTTYKKTIWSKFLKAVDDFDLVKDGDKIAIGVSGGKDSLLLAKLFHELKKDKRRNFEFKAVSLNPGFREEDLNNFKSNLEKLNIDCEIITTNIWEIANEKAKDYPCFLCAKMRRGILYTKVEEMGFNKLTLGHHFDDVIETTLINMFYAGTLKTMTPKVLSTSGKLELIRPLIYVKESDIIDYTKTNGIRAMNCGCTIEAGKTSSKRKEIKNMLAELEEKNPGIKQSVFNSMKNINLDYVFGYTSKNKK
- the rplS gene encoding 50S ribosomal protein L19, with protein sequence MKEKLIELVEKSYLKSDVPQFKSGDTVAVHYKVKEGNKERIQVFEGVVIRVSGGSVAKNFTVRKISSGIGVERIIPLNSPLIEKIEVKRIGKVRRSKLYYLRNLSGKAARIKEIRK
- the lepB gene encoding signal peptidase I, which codes for MSFLRKKEDDILKNIDLEENNNLFLGNILTVISLVVTAVFFSIIDKTPDNVIKIKVFGIYGVFILNLIFYVLREQHEWIFLGNLVMLFLGKAMFNILDVKYYIYLAINVVLSLLLVYFLRKPAKEEITEQSILKEMTQNNKDLEKIFTEAKIKNESTQEIIKKIFKDENLTAEEVVSREKRKRSSLGRAFTRITNSILAIILVLLIQMFYLGNYVIPTGSMEPTIAVKDRVFANMIKYRFEAPKVGQIIAFKEPVTNKMMYTKRIVGASGNTLQISKGKVDLKTFMMANVDNQPIYPDASQFSDKKAFEEAVKKYYADTKAFNSLKVANVGGEMLINGEKSQVLAKVKPEKNYLPEGLMGNNKIYIPKKGDKVKLDKIIAISKSEYMTIYNERSFDIDWEKFSFGENYKTMSGKEFLEKIKMAKNFKDIIGNDDSNSTENYYTFLLKVEGRPEMVMPIMDFKYDDALFTRLLNGETITLDKDYYMAMGDNTANSLDTRYFGLVAKNRIKGELLLRWWPLNRIGLM
- a CDS encoding GNAT family N-acetyltransferase is translated as MKILKDLVKIHNENFEKKVKTEYFSEMILSKQYAIYCLFDFMDEKENKIFEISEIKNLVFEKKIKKILGYIAFYGTIESTDIFEIAILKSCQNKGFGKILLENSIKKLFFSKIKNNVSCDINFFGEEIFLEVCEKNLFAIKLYEKTGFEKISVRKNYYGQNKNAIIMMLKIKL